A part of Rhodamnia argentea isolate NSW1041297 chromosome 8, ASM2092103v1, whole genome shotgun sequence genomic DNA contains:
- the LOC115741334 gene encoding serine/threonine-protein kinase/endoribonuclease IRE1a-like isoform X1, protein MAEGFYLPDQSIGGTRIGKIFVSNTVIGMGSGGSRVFEGLYDDGTPVAVKRVVHDQFNLAYWCPQLIHPNIVRYWAAEYDEDFMYFPLERCTCSLYDLILALSAPSDSSDLSVSPDDSPSMVMYKSKLRYVRDTMQDVKLWMVGGRPSPLLLKLMREVVSGLGYLHGLEILHQDIKPQNILITGKPLVAKLSDMGSYTSNGTPGWQAREVLLPGCFPTPAIDMFSFGCVLFFCVTGGKHPFGRLRESNILNNAMDLSSVSSIPEAHDLISDLLNPDPILRPKASEVLQHPFLMNSETRLSFFSGFRDRAVAIAHSMDAPKLAKEIGRFPALLMESCKVVSRFCKKDVLRKHLKLFK, encoded by the exons ATGGCTGAGGGATTTTATCTTCCTGATCAAAGCATTGGAGGGACTAGGATTGGTAAGATCTTCGTATCAAATACAGTAATCGGTATGGGAAGTGGTGGGTCCAGAGTGTTCGAGGGCTTGTACGATGATGGCACACCTGTTGCGGTCAAACGAGTCGTACATGATCAGTTTAATCTTGCCTATTGGTGTCCTCAGTTGATTCATCCAAATATTGTTCGGTATTGGGCAGCTGAGTATGACGAGGATTTCATGTATTTTCCTCTAGAGCGCTGTACTTGCAGCTTGTATGATTTGATTCTAGCACTTTCAGCCCCTTCAGATTCTTCAGATTTATCTGTCTCCCCTGATGATTCACCATCAATGGTTATGTATAAGAGCAAGTTGAGATATGTTAGGGATACGATGCAAGATGTTAAGTTGTGGATGGTTGGTGGCCGTCCCTCACCCTTGTTGCTGAAACTGATGAG GGAGGTGGTATCAGGACTCGGCTATTTGCATGGGTTGGAAATACTCCATCAGGACATAAAGCCTCAAAATATCTTGATTACTGGGAAACCGTTAGTTGCTAAGCTATCTGATATGGGATCTTACACCAGTAA TGGAACCCCAGGATGGCAAGCACGGGAGGTGCTTCTTCCTGGTTGTTTTCCAACTCCCGCAATTGATATGTTTAGTTTTGGTtgtgtccttttcttttgtgtcACTGGTGGAAAACATCCATTTGGAAGACTTCGTGAATCCAATATCTTAAACAATGCCATGGATCTGTCCTCGGTGTCCTCCATACCGGAGGCTCATGATTTGATATCGGATTTACTAAACCCGGATCCTATATTGAG GCCAAAGGCATCAGAGGTGCTTCAGCATCCATTTCTCATGAATTCAGAGACAAGACTGTCCTTTTTTAGTGGCTTCAGGGATAGAGCAGTTGCGATAGCACACTCCATGGATGCTCCAAAACTAGCTAAG GAGATTGGACGATTTCCTGCACTCTTGATGGAGTCCTGTAAGGTGGTGTCTCGATTCTGCAAAAAAGATGTCCTTAGGAAGCACTTGAAACTTTTTAAGTGA
- the LOC115741334 gene encoding serine/threonine-protein kinase/endoribonuclease IRE1a-like isoform X2, protein MAEGFYLPDQSIGGTRIGKIFVSNTVIGMGSGGSRVFEGLYDDGTPVAVKRVVHDQFNLAYWCPQLIHPNIVRYWAAEYDEDFMYFPLERCTCSLYDLILALSAPSDSSDLSVSPDDSPSMVMYKSKLRYVRDTMQDVKLWMVGGRPSPLLLKLMREVVSGLGYLHGLEILHQDIKPQNILITGKPLVAKLSDMGSYTNSGTPGWQAREVLLPGCFPTPAIDMFSFGCVLFFCVTGGKHPFGRLRESNILNNAMDLSSVSSIPEAHDLISDLLNPDPILRPKASEVLQHPFLMNSETRLSFFSGFRDRAVAIAHSMDAPKLAKEIGRFPALLMESCKVVSRFCKKDVLRKHLKLFK, encoded by the exons ATGGCTGAGGGATTTTATCTTCCTGATCAAAGCATTGGAGGGACTAGGATTGGTAAGATCTTCGTATCAAATACAGTAATCGGTATGGGAAGTGGTGGGTCCAGAGTGTTCGAGGGCTTGTACGATGATGGCACACCTGTTGCGGTCAAACGAGTCGTACATGATCAGTTTAATCTTGCCTATTGGTGTCCTCAGTTGATTCATCCAAATATTGTTCGGTATTGGGCAGCTGAGTATGACGAGGATTTCATGTATTTTCCTCTAGAGCGCTGTACTTGCAGCTTGTATGATTTGATTCTAGCACTTTCAGCCCCTTCAGATTCTTCAGATTTATCTGTCTCCCCTGATGATTCACCATCAATGGTTATGTATAAGAGCAAGTTGAGATATGTTAGGGATACGATGCAAGATGTTAAGTTGTGGATGGTTGGTGGCCGTCCCTCACCCTTGTTGCTGAAACTGATGAG GGAGGTGGTATCAGGACTCGGCTATTTGCATGGGTTGGAAATACTCCATCAGGACATAAAGCCTCAAAATATCTTGATTACTGGGAAACCGTTAGTTGCTAAGCTATCTGATATGGGATCTTACACCA ATAGTGGAACCCCAGGATGGCAAGCACGGGAGGTGCTTCTTCCTGGTTGTTTTCCAACTCCCGCAATTGATATGTTTAGTTTTGGTtgtgtccttttcttttgtgtcACTGGTGGAAAACATCCATTTGGAAGACTTCGTGAATCCAATATCTTAAACAATGCCATGGATCTGTCCTCGGTGTCCTCCATACCGGAGGCTCATGATTTGATATCGGATTTACTAAACCCGGATCCTATATTGAG GCCAAAGGCATCAGAGGTGCTTCAGCATCCATTTCTCATGAATTCAGAGACAAGACTGTCCTTTTTTAGTGGCTTCAGGGATAGAGCAGTTGCGATAGCACACTCCATGGATGCTCCAAAACTAGCTAAG GAGATTGGACGATTTCCTGCACTCTTGATGGAGTCCTGTAAGGTGGTGTCTCGATTCTGCAAAAAAGATGTCCTTAGGAAGCACTTGAAACTTTTTAAGTGA